The Micromonospora sp. WMMD961 genome has a segment encoding these proteins:
- a CDS encoding acyl-CoA desaturase translates to MALGAVAEPPVRRRGSDYAQLSRRISQAGLLERRPGWYVTRIVFTLGAFVAGWVAVFLLGDSWWQLPLAALMAVATTQVAFLGHDAGHRQMFRRRGPSELVGLLAGNLAVGLSYGWWVDKHNRHHANPNHEDEDPDVGAGALVWTPEQALETRGFGRWLAQRQAFFFFPMLLLEGLSLHVASIRAIVGREPDGRHTTPMRHRAVEAVLLVAHTVGYAALLLAVMSPVKALLFAVVHQALWGLYMGCAFAPNHKGMPMPTAEDELDFLRKQVLTSRNVRGSRFVDTALGGLNYQIEHHLFPNMPRANLRRAQPIVRAYCAEQGIPYAQTGLIESYRQALGHLHEVGRPLRG, encoded by the coding sequence ATGGCGCTCGGAGCGGTGGCGGAACCGCCGGTACGACGGCGAGGCAGTGACTACGCACAGTTGTCCCGACGCATCAGCCAGGCTGGCCTGCTGGAGCGGCGTCCCGGCTGGTACGTCACCCGCATCGTGTTCACCCTCGGTGCCTTCGTGGCCGGCTGGGTGGCCGTGTTCCTGCTCGGCGACTCCTGGTGGCAGTTGCCGCTGGCGGCCCTGATGGCGGTGGCCACCACCCAGGTCGCGTTCCTCGGTCACGACGCCGGGCACCGGCAGATGTTCCGTCGGCGCGGGCCCAGCGAGCTGGTCGGGTTGCTCGCGGGCAACCTGGCGGTGGGGCTCAGCTACGGCTGGTGGGTCGACAAGCACAACCGCCACCACGCCAACCCGAACCACGAGGACGAGGACCCGGACGTCGGAGCGGGCGCGCTGGTGTGGACGCCCGAGCAGGCGCTGGAGACCCGTGGGTTCGGCCGGTGGCTGGCGCAGCGGCAGGCGTTCTTCTTCTTCCCGATGCTCCTGCTGGAGGGTCTGAGCCTGCACGTGGCCAGCATCCGGGCGATCGTCGGGCGGGAGCCGGACGGCCGGCACACCACCCCGATGCGGCACCGGGCGGTCGAGGCGGTACTGCTCGTCGCACACACCGTCGGCTACGCGGCGCTGCTGTTGGCGGTCATGTCGCCGGTCAAGGCGTTGCTGTTCGCCGTCGTGCACCAGGCACTGTGGGGCCTCTACATGGGTTGCGCGTTCGCGCCGAACCACAAGGGCATGCCCATGCCGACCGCCGAGGACGAGTTGGACTTCCTGCGTAAGCAGGTGCTGACCTCTCGCAACGTGCGGGGCAGCCGGTTCGTGGACACCGCGCTGGGCGGGCTCAACTACCAGATCGAGCACCACCTCTTCCCGAACATGCCCCGCGCCAACCTGCGCCGGGCCCAACCGATCGTCCGCGCCTACTGCGCCGAGCAGGGCATCCCGTACGCGCAGACCGGGCTGATCGAGTCGTACCGGCAGGCGCTCGGTCACCTGCACGAGGTGGGCCGGCCGCTGCGCGGCTGA